In the Leishmania mexicana MHOM/GT/2001/U1103 complete genome, chromosome 31 genome, one interval contains:
- a CDS encoding putative chaperone protein DNAj — MTVTHSRRAAVRCTCILALLLVCVALSSRAFFDFGGGGRAGAPPAEVHHAPEVDYYKVLQLEDKREEATEKDIRQQFRRLSRLYHPDVAKTEEDKAKYSQVNRAYEVLSDKRKRKVYDMRGERGLEQLEHIDRSKGTPGGGMNPLAQLFGMRVDDGLRGSDMELEAKVDLAKLFTGGQETLRVNKHKVCHACKGSGADITGGIVQCQQCGGNGVLRQRIQFAPGMIQELRQKCPSCGGAGRRPKRVCPVCRGNKVLFGSSTVTLELEPGMEEGHVLKFEMEAEESPDRLPGDLLVHVQTLPHPVFSRRRNQLDLDTSLTLTLREALVGFDRNITHLDGVEQVGVQRRDTVSPYGTVLRLPGKGMPKMNVASERGDLYVRLQYDMPAQLTEEQRKLVEMLL; from the coding sequence ATGACGGTCACGCACTCGCgtcgtgctgctgtgcggTGCACATGCATACTTGCGCTTCTGCTTGTATGCGTAGCACTGAGCTCGCGCGCATTTTTCGActttggcggcggtggtcgtgccggcgcgccgccCGCAGAGGTGCACCATGCTCCGGAGGTGGACTACTacaaggtgctgcagctggaggatAAGCGCGAGGAAGCGACCGAGAAGGACATCCGTCAGCAATTTCGCCGCCTTTCTCGTCTTTACCACCCCGACGTGgcgaagacggaggaggacaaggcgAAGTACAGTCAAGTTAACCGTGCGTACGAGGTGCTGTCCGACAAGCGGAAGCGCAAGGTGTACGACATGCGTGGGGAGCGGGGCTTGGAGCAGCTCGAACACATAGACCGCTCCAAGGGCACTCCTGGTGGTGGTATGAACCCCCTCGCCCAACTCTTCGGCATGCGGGTGGACGATGGCCTGCGAGGGTCCGACATGGAGCTGGAAGCAAAGGTGGACCTCGCCAAGTTGTTCACTGGCGGGCAGGAGACTCTCCGGGTCAACAAGCACAAGGTATGCCATGCCTGCAAAGGCAGTGGTGCGGATATCACGGGGGGCATTGTGCAGTGCCAGCAGTGTGGCGGCAacggtgtgctgcgccagcgtaTCCAGTTTGCCCCTGGCATGATCCAGGAGTTGCGCCAGAAGTGCCCCAGCTGTGGCGGAGCAGGTCGGCGGCCGAAGCGGGTGTGTCCCGTGTGTCGGGGCAACAAGGTCTTgttcggcagcagcacagtgACACTGGAGCTGGAGCCTGGCATGGAGGAGGGCCACGTGCTGAAGTTcgagatggaggcggaggagtcGCCGGACCGTCTGCCGGGAGATCTTCTCGTACACGTGCAAACCCTCCCGCACCCCGTCTTCTCACGCCGCCGCAACCAGCTAGACTTGGACACGTCTCTGACACTGACTCTTCGGGAGGCCCTCGTGGGGTTTGACCGCAACATCACACACCTTGACGGAGTGGAGCAGGtcggggtgcagcggcgcgacaCCGTGTCACCCTATGGCACCGTTCTTCGGCTCCCGGGAAAGGGAATGCCAAAGATGAATGTCGCCTCCGAGCGGGGTGACCTCTACGTCAGGCTGCAGTACGACATGCCCGCGCAGCTCACAGAGGAACAGAGGAAGCTGGTGGAGATGCTGCTGTGA
- a CDS encoding putative CYC2-like cyclin encodes MFVERERQAVARFNEGNASNEPTANTSALYAYYASPEYLQHQPEINEKMRMILVDWLIDVHLKFKLHAETMYLAVNLIDRYLSCANNKVDRTTFVPRAQLQLVGVCAMLLAAKYEEIWPPEVKECVHISANTYTREEIIQMERAICTALSFRLTVPTPFPFASRAWTVLEGDDFLGIGTDEEQRRQYFVIVRHATSFFMEHALLDYKCLQFTPSQIAHASVFLALLMLRTKLELPKTPTFPVWTDALRHYTKSEVQEFRGCAEVILDYVNYVPTTKYQAVRRKYNSSRYMEISKMLMPNELPTL; translated from the coding sequence ATGTTCGTGGAAcgagagcggcaggcggtggcgcgcttCAACGAAGGAAACGCGAGCAACGAGCCGACTGCGAACACGAGTGCCCTGTACGCCTACTACGCGTCTCCGGAGtacctgcagcaccagcccGAAATCAACGAGAAAATGCGTATGATCCTCGTAGATTGGCTGATCGATGTGCACCTCAAGTTCAAGCTGCACGCAGAGACCATGTATCTTGCCGTCAACCTTATCGACCGCTATCTTTCCTGCGCCAACAACAAGGTAGACCGAACCACGTTCGTaccacgcgcgcagctgcagctcgtcGGCGTCTGCGCGATGCTTCTGGCGGCCAAGTACGAGGAGATCTGGCCACCAGAGGTGAAGGAGTGCGTGCACATCAGTGCCAACACGTACACTCGCGAGGAGATTATCCAGATGGAGCGCGCCATCTGCACCGCGCTGTCGTTCCGGCTGACCGTTCCGACGCCCTTCCCGTTCGCGTCGCGCGCGTGGACGGTGCTGGAGGGAGACGACTTCCTCGGCATTGGCAcggacgaggagcagcgtCGCCAGTACTTCGTGATTGTGCGCCACGCCACAAGCTTCTTCATGGAGCATGCACTACTGGACTACAAGTGCCTTCAGTTCACCCCGTCGCAGATTGCGCATGCGTCGGTGTTTCTGGCGTTGCTGATGCTGCGCACAAAGCTGGAGCTGCCCAAGACGCCCACCTTTCCTGTGTGGACggatgcgctgcggcactaCACAAAGTCGGAGGTTCAGGAGttccgcggctgcgcggAGGTCATTCTAGATTATGTGAATTACGTCCCCACAACCAAGTACCAGGCGGTGCGCCGCAAGTACAACAGCAGCCGCTACATGGAAATCTCCAAAATGCTGATGCCTAACGAGCTGCCAACGCTGTGA
- a CDS encoding putative chaperonin alpha subunit, producing MQPKQKAALGINGTRTSGIAVRRENVTAALAVANVVKSSLGPIGLDKMLVDDVGDVLVTNDGATILKSLDVEHPAARLLVDLAQLQDKEIGDGTTSVVILAAELLKRAQELVSQGIHATSIIAGYKLAMREALRYLNDNLGCAVDSLGKDVLLNVARTSMSSKILNNDADLFAKIVVDAIMSVKTVNDFGDVIYPRKAVSILLQHGRSLHESRLVQGFAMNLSRAAQGMPTSVKDAKIALIDFDLRAVKMKLGINITITDPSKAEAIRQRELDITKERIQKMIAAGANVIMTTWGIEDSMMKYMVDNNVLGVRRVKKDDIRRIAKTTGAQVVHTMSDLEGEEVFDPKWLGRSEKVYEERIGDDDCIIIAGTSNAVCATIVCRGANYFMLEEMERALNDALWAVARTCDASCVVAGGGSVEAAVSVYLENFARTLSSREQLAVAEYAEALLIIPKVLALNAALDATDLVAKLRVEHTQAQSSGQQTEARFTGLDLHNGTLRNNIKAGVLEPKPSKVKSLQFATEAAVTVLRIDDCVRLNPDEEDQQR from the coding sequence ATGCAGCCGAAGCAGAAGGCAGCCCTTGGCATCAACGGCACCCGTACCAGCGGCATCGCCGTTCGTCGCGAGAACGTGACTGCCGCGTTGGCCGTGGCAAATGTCGTGAAGTCGTCGCTGGGCCCCATCGGTCTGGACAAGATGCTGGTGGACGACGTCGGTGATGTGTTGGTGACGAACGACGGTGCGACGATCCTGAAAAGTCTCGACGTGGAGCACCCAGCCGCGCGCCTACTGGTTGATCTGGCCCAGCTCCAGGACAAGGAGATTGGCGACGGAACCACCTCTGTCGTGATTCTTgctgcggagctgctgaagcgggCCCAGGAGCTCGTTTCGCAGGGCATCCACGCGACGAGCATCATTGCCGGCTATAAGCTTGCCATGCGTGAGGCACTGCGCTACCTGAACGACAATCTCGGCTGTGCCGTGGACAGTCTCGGCAAGGATGTGCTGCTGAACGTCGCGCGCACCTCCATGTCGAGCAAGATTCTCAACAACGACGCGGATCTGTTCGCGAAGATCGTAGTGGATGCTATCATGTCTGTCAAGACGGTTAACGACTTTGGTGATGTCATCTACCCTCGTAAGGCGGTGTCGatcctgctgcagcacggcagGAGCCTGCACGAGTCACGGCTGGTGCAGGGCTTCGCGATGAACCTCTCTCGCGCCGCACAGGGCATGCCGACCTCGGTGAAGGATGCTAAGATTGCCCTCATCGACTTTGACCTGCGCGCTGTCAAGATGAAGCTTGGCATCAACATCACCATCACGGACCCCTCCAAGGCCGAGGCGATCCGCCAGCGTGAGCTCGACATCACGAAGGAGCGCATTCAGAAGATGATCGCGGCCGGCGCCAACGTCATCATGACGACGTGGGGCATCGAGGATAGCATGATGAAGTACATGGTGGACAACAACGTGCTTGGCGTGCGCCGTGTCAAGAAGGATGAcatccgccgcatcgccaagACTACCGGCGCGCAGGTGGTGCACACCATGTCCGACCtcgagggcgaggaggtTTTCGACCCCAAGTGGCTCGGTCGGTCGGAGAAGGTGTACGAGGAGCGCATTGGTGACGATGACTGCATCATTATTGCCGGCACCTCAAATGCCGTGTGTGCCACCATCGTGTGCCGCGGCGCGAACTACTTCATGCTagaggagatggagcgcgCGCTGAACGACGCACTGTGGGCTgtggcgcgcacgtgtgacGCCAGCTGCGTCGTTGCAGGCGGCGGCtcagtggaggcggcggtgtcggtgtACCTGGAAAACTTTGCCCGCACACTGAGCTCAcgcgagcagctggcggtggccgagtacgccgaggcgctgctcaTCATTCCGAAGGTGCTGGCGCTGAATGCTGCCCTCGACGCCACGGACCTCGTCGCGAAGCTTCGCGtcgagcacacgcaggcacagaGCAGCGGTCAGCAGACGGAGGCGCGCTTTACCGGACTGGATCTGCACAACGGCACGCTACGCAACAACATCAAGGCGGGTGTGCTGGAGCCAAAGCCTAGCAAGGTCAAGTCCCTGCAGTtcgcgacggaggcggctgTGACAGTGCTGCGTATCGACGACTGCGTTCGCCTCAACCCTGATGAGGAGGACCAGCAGCGCTGA
- a CDS encoding putative dihydrolipoamide dehydrogenase → MFRRNIAHLASYDVTVIGGGPGGYVAAIKAAQLGLKTACIEKRGALGGTCLNVGCIPSKALLHATHLYHDAHANFAQYGLRGGEKVTMDVPAMQAQKAKGVKALTGGVEYLFKKNKVTYYKGEGSFVNANTIKVKGLDGKDETLESKKTIVATGSEPTELPFLPFDEKVVMSSTGALDLDHVPKKMIVVGGGVIGLELGSVWARLGAEVTVVEFASRCAATTDADVSKALTDALAKHEKMNFMTNTKVVSGTNNGSSVTIEVEGKDGKHQTLEADALLCSVGRRAHTTGLNAEAINLKMERGFICINDHFETNVPNVYAIGDVVNKGPMLAHKAEEEGVACAEMLAGKPGHVNYSVIPGVIYTNPEVAQVGETEEQVKKRGIDYKVGKFPFSANSRAKAVGTEDGFVKVVTDKKTDRILGVQIVCTAAGEMIAEPTLAMEYGASSEDVGRTCHAHPTMSEAVKEACMACFAQTINF, encoded by the coding sequence ATGTTCCGCAGGAACATAGCGCACCTGGCGTCCTACGACGTGACGGTGATCGGCGGTGGCCCTGGCGGGTACGTGGCGGCCATCAAGGCAGCCCAGCTCGGCCTCAAGACCGCCTGCATCGAGAAGCGCGGTGCTCTTGGCGGTACCTGCCTGAATGTCGGCTGCATCCCGTcaaaggcgctgctgcacgcgacGCACCTGTACCACGACGCCCACGCCAACTTTGCCCAGTATGGCCTGCGCGGCGGGGAGAAGGTGACGATGGATGTGCCTGCGATGcaggcgcagaaggcgaaAGGGGTGAAGGCGCTGACTGGCGGCGTCGAGTACCTCTTCAAGAAGAACAAGGTCACGTACTACAAGGGCGAGGGCAGCTTCGTGAACGCCAACACGATCAAGGTGAAGGGTCTCGACGGCAAGGACGAAACGCTCGAGTCGAAGAAGACGATTGTGGCCACTGGCAGCGAGCCAACGGAGCTGCCGTTCTTGCCCTTCGACGAGAAGGTTGTGATGTCCTCCACCGGCGCCCTCGACCTCGACCACGTGCCTAAGAAGATGATCGTtgttggcggtggcgtgaTTGGGCTGGAACTTGGTAGCGTGTGGGcccgcctcggcgctgaGGTGACCGTCGTGGAGTTTGCctcccgctgcgctgccaccACTGACGCCGACGTGTCCAAGGCGCTCACGGATGCGCTGGCGAAGCACGAGAAGATGAATTTTATGACCAACACGAAGGTCGTCAGCGGGACGAACAACGGTAGCAGCGTGACGATCGAGGTGGAGGGCAAGGATGGAAAGCATCAGACGCTTGAGGCGGACGCACTGCTGTGCTCCGTgggccgccgcgcgcacacgacTGGGCTGAACGCCGAGGCCATCAACCTCAAGATGGAGCGCGGTTTTATCTGCATCAACGACCACTTCGAGACGAACGTGCCGAACGTATACGCGATCGGCGATGTCGTGAACAAGGGCCCAATGCTAGCGCACaaggccgaggaggaaggcGTCGCGTGCGCGGAGATGCTGGCTGGAAAGCCCGGGCACGTGAACTACAGCGTCATCCCCGGCGTCATCTACACCAACCCTGAGGTTGCGCAGGTGGGCgagacggaggagcaggTGAAGAAGAGGGGCATTGACTACAAGGTCGGCAAGTTCCCCTTCAGTGCCAACTCGCGCGCCAAGGCCGTCGGCACCGAGGACGGCTTTGTGAAGGTGGTGACAGACAAGAAAACGGACCGAATCCTTGGCGTTCAGATTGTGTGCACGGCTGCTGGCGAGATGATCGCGGAGCCGACGCTGGCGATGGAGTACGGCGCGAGCTCCGAGGATGTGGGCCGTACCTGCCACGCTCACCCTACAATGTCCGAGGCGGTGAAGGAGGCGTGCATGGCGTGCTTTGCGCAGACGATCAACTTCTAA